Proteins found in one Xyrauchen texanus isolate HMW12.3.18 chromosome 30, RBS_HiC_50CHRs, whole genome shotgun sequence genomic segment:
- the tdrd15 gene encoding LOW QUALITY PROTEIN: tudor domain-containing protein 15 (The sequence of the model RefSeq protein was modified relative to this genomic sequence to represent the inferred CDS: deleted 1 base in 1 codon) has translation MERPKDESKLPAPCALWPVELKLTHVDCSPEDTLVHFQGQYMTICELDYDILQVEIQNAVKTQASFQVGELCLVNDAQSGRWYRGRVQNRQGDSFHVFLQDHGDILTVGSSHLSPISETLLMLPPKVVCGFFANTVPVQEQWSSSAENYLLSLIGSQIKGYIHALLPYQVLILEVPEINRDLLKLRQGRHMDTSTFLFLVEMLIEVPVQQIKESVPDLLIDKQARQEYCFKSSSLIGFEEILSLNGPKLKVGQKIQVAVTAAVNPGLFYCRLSSMGKDLQEMSDKLALACEPGSGYLSNKPLENLGLLCAVKGKDEKWHRGFVQCLPVNSQVRVVFVDSGYCESVKLENILQLPLEFLSTPIMAFPCSLSCLAEQVDTVKNQQLEALKSALLGKSIEVGINDICKDQNFYLVTLSNVEKHSEKQVEDFGKSFESDVFECKPNVPHDILSKWYNTDSKKIQKSDSVPLEAIKEGSTLEGYVLHVQNPKHFWIRTKEQNKNFESMMKEMTEYFSTVQLHEEVFEDPVPGALCCAMYEKDMHFYRALIVDTLEKGAEVFFIDFGNTEKVPAMLIKKLPKKFAIEPEFVFNCALAHVAPFQDIWPTASSDFFRQVTSNKTLLVHIIHKKNDKYIVELFEKGSENNNSIATIMTTANMAEYWRYNPALVSIELEKQCKDKGGNAMKMNKMRRGPHVVSICKRTSLKPNLTQKKPECVRENSTEPSTPNKAPKPKVVVPEHFKAIHFKPGSEVSVLCSHINSPSDFWCQNKGLNVYLNKLMEEMQMFYQTYTVILEAPAVCCAVKSPHDNRWHRACILGEDNEEFHVILVDYGILIKDRMQNFRTLAPQFFELHEQAFRCSLNLIEPAKESSWSTEACDLFRNLMYEDSPSLLCKINSQIYEQGKGLFNVVDIHTPSQQASVFLVEKGVAVIQTPKQLHSSTYPRSFVYSSFGIHSGSEELVHVTNVSSPWEIYFQLDKNTEIIDKMIERVAEESQLLITTSDLDKGNVCLAKYFCDNQWYRAQTQPVQSHQHVSVFFVDYGNKQVSEKNNVMPIPRRAIDLLMTPMQALRCSLSNVPEFELLPEVNGWLETAILNKSFQAKFVTKDNSGHFICDLYDGSVHINEKVRELMVTHDLKDSDPSDSKPSLESNKEKANGSSVSRIVNSKENNRSKIKQGSKQTSKPVKPPQRKGPIKLTSCSPKVVHSKVDLPKLGDLPAIKIKPGSRGVGFISHCNSIRSFFVQMKDDEPRILQMGEEINDTGFKESMKNVVSEVKVGDLVAAEYEEDLALYRAVVTTVSSCGHLTVEFVDYGNTATVDRKNVHMLVSIFLSQPRLSIPCTLATPHSFGNEETFIKEAIGKPLMVTFIHKLENSWEVNIRILECGDTNEDSRRYDVDQQIDLAGTLKCQDKCATGHQDKSKMYYSSTHKTKELNFQEKISELENKSNIQKSKSESSSKCQNKKKASTSLPTHGKPRGFCKRSYKKNQIGSKSEALVNFKLPCDPSISVTKNSGNSETQEYASTFNPNALETSINSPSSAKLPQQDGKENESVKNLDVLLVLDDHSPVSNSSSESSLDLETQIQTLVHAPVQMNFEYKGYAAAVTTPAEFYIILEDLLLILETVSSILENLPEVLVPLPEGCLIPGASCLVKSAEKKKWCRAEIVQCDFTSVLINLVDYGQYVVVSQKDICQLQKLPEELSRLPKVTYHCLLRGVKPSGQDWSDNANVFFQYLMCQRNLKIRFRQFVSETQWEVDIITGNQNLAKELVDAGHATYIDNMLGIRFQQELGHNWESQEAITSIVNDLTEVLSMKTDQASSVLGNSQEVLSKMNVSNESMFVQKSSQDSEVEQDAINPWNRSDDLGLKLGPASGVMM, from the exons gccAAAAGATGAGTCAAAACTCCCTGCTCCATGTGCACTGTGGCCCGTGGAGCTGAAGCTGACTCACGTTGACTGCAGTCCTGAGGACACACTGGTTCACTTTCAGGGTCAATATATGACCATCTGTGAATTAGACTATGACATTCTACAAGTTGAAATTCAGAATGCTGTGAAAACTCAAGCTTCCTTTCAAGTTGGAGAACTTTGTCTGGTAAATGATGCCCAGTCTGGTCGCTGGTACAGAGGAAGAGTCCAAAACCGACAGGGAGATTCGTTTCATGTGTTTTTGCAAGACCATGGGGATATATTGACAGttgggtccagccacttatcccctATATCTGAAACTCTGCTAATGCTCCCACCAAAGGTTGTCTGCGGTTTCTTTGCCAATACTGTGCCAGTCCAGGAGCAATGGAGCAGTTCAGCAGAGAATTATTTGCTGTCCTTGATAGGCAGCCAGATCAAAGGATATATCCACGCACTTCTGCCTTACCAAGTCCTCATACTTGAGGTGCCAGAGATTAATAGGGACTTACTGAAACTAAGGCAAGGGAGACACATGGATACCAGTACATTTCTGTTTCTGGTTGAGATGCTTATAGAGGTACCCGTACAGCAAATCAAAGAGTCTGTCCCTGATTTGTTGATTGACAAGCAAGCAAGACAAGAATATTGCTTCAAATCTTCAAGCCTGATAGGATTTGAAGAGATTCTTTCACTTAATGGCCCAAAGCTGAAAGTTGGTCAGAAGATACAAGTTGCTGTAACGGCAGCTGTAAACCCTGGCTTATTTTACTGTCGCTTATCATCCATGGGAAAAGACCTTCAAGAAATGTCAGACAAATTGGCTCTTGCATGTGAGCCGGGAAGTGGTTACTTGAGCAATAAACCACTTGAAAATCTTGGATTACTCTGTGCAGTGAAAGGGAAGGATGAAAAATGGCACAGAGGTTTTGTGCAATGCCTACCTGTCAACTCTCAAGTCCGAGTTGTGTTTGTTGACAGTGGATATTGTGAGTCAGTGAAACTTGAAAACATCCTTCAGCTACCATTAGAATTCCTCTCGACGCCAATCATGGCTTTCCCATGTTCACTTTCATGCTTGGCTGAACAAGTTGATACAGTTAAAAACCAGCAACTAGAGGCTCTCAAGAGTGCATTGCTGGGAAAGTCTATTGAGGTTGGAATAAATGACATTTGCAAAGATCAGAACTTCTACTTGGTCACTTTGAGCAATGTTGAGAAGCATTCAGAGAAGCAAGTTGAAGATTTTGGTAAATCGTTtgaaagtgatgtttttgagtgCAAGCCTAATGTTCCTCATGACATACTTTCGAAGTGGTACAATACAGACTCGAAAAAGATCCAAAAGTCTGATTCTGTTCCACTGGAAGCAATCAAGGAGGGCTCAACACTTGAGGGCTATGTCTTGCATGTGCAGAATCCAAAACATTTCTGGATACGAAcgaaagaacaaaataaaaactttgaAAGCATGATGAAGGAAATGACTGAATACTTCAGCACAGTGCAGCTGCATGAGGAGGTTTTTGAAGACCCAGTACCTGGTGCACTTTGCTGTGCGATGTACGAAAAAGACATGCATTTCTACAGGGCTCTCATAGTAGACACTTTGGAAAAAGGTGCTGAGGTGTTTTTCATTGACTTCGGGAACACTGAAAAGGTGCCAGCCATGTTAATCAAGAAACTTCCCAAGAAGTTTGCCATTGAACCAGAATTTGTCTTCAATTGTGCTTTGGCTCATGTTGCTCCGTTTCAGGATATTTGGCCAACTGCATCATCTGATTTTTTCAGGCAAGTCACATCAAACAAAACTCTGTTAGTTCACATCATTCACAAGAAAAATGATAAATACATTGTTGAACTATTTGAAAAAGGatctgaaaataataatagcaTTGCAACAATCATGACCACAGCAAATATGGCAGAGTATTGGAGATACAACCCGgcactagtatctattgaattgGAGAAGCAATGTAAAGACAAGGGGGGAAATGCTATGAAGATGAACAAAATGAGAAGGGGCCCTCATGTGGTGAGCATTTGTAAACGCACATCTTTAAAGCCAAATCTTACACAGAAGAAGCCAGAGTGTGTGCGAGAGAATAGCACTGAACCAAGTACTCCCAATAAGGCACCAAAACCAAAGGTCGTTGTTCCTGAGCATTTCAAAGCAATCCATTTTAAACCTGGTTCTGAAGTGAGTGTC CTTTGCTCGCACATAAATTCTCCATCTGATTTTTGGTGCCAAAACAAGGGCTTGAATGTCTATTTGAACAAACTGATGGAAGAGATGCAGATGTTCTACCAAACGTACACCGTTATACTTGAGGCACCCGCAGTATGCTGTGCTGTGAAATCTCCCCACGATAACAGGTGGCACCGAGCATGCATATTAGGAGAAGATAATGAGGAATTTCATGTGATTCTGGTTGATTATGGAATATTGATCAAGGATAGGATGCAGAACTTTCGAACTCTTGCGCCACAGTTCTTTGAACTTCACGAACAAGCTTTCAGATGCAGTTTAAACCTGATTGAACCTGCCAAAGAAAGTTCATGGAGCACAGAAGCATGCGATTTGTTCAGGAATCTTATGTATGAGGATTCACCCAGTTTGTTATGCAAAATTAATTCCCAGATTTATGAGCAAGGAAAAGGCCTCTTCAATGTGGTTGACATTCATACACCCTCTCAGCAGGCCTCTGTATTCCTTGTTGAGAAAGGAGTTGCTGTGATACAGACTCCGAAGCAACTACATTCATCAACTTATCCTCGCTCCTTCGTTTACTCTTCATTCGGCATACATTCTGGAAGCGAAGAATTGGTGCATGTTACTAATGTTTCCAGTCCGTGGGAAATCTATTTTCAGCTAGATAAAAATACTGAGATCATTGATAAGATGATTGAGAGAGTTGCTGAAGAAAGTCAGCTCTTGATTACGACTTCTGACTTAGACAAAGGTAACGTTTGCCTTGCCAAATACTTTTGTGATAACCAATGGTACAGAGCTCAGACACAACCCGTCCAGTCTCATCAACATGTGAGTGTGTTCTTTGTAGATTATGGGAATAAACAAGTTTCAGAAAAGAATAATGTCATGCCAATTCCCAGAAGGGCTATTGATTTGCTAATGACGCCCATGCAAGCTCTGAGATGCAGTCTTTCAAATGTTCCTGAGTTTGAGCTTTTACCAGAAGTCAATGGATGGCTTGAGACAGCCATTCTCAACAAGTCATTTCAGGCCAAGTTTGTGACAAAGGAcaacagtggacatttcatctgtGATCTTTATGATGGAAGTGTGCACATCAATGAGAAAGTCAGGGAGCTCATGGTAACTCATGATTTAAAAGACAGTGATCCATCAGACAGCAAGCCTTCTTTGGAATCCAACAAAGAAAAAGCAAATGGCAGCAGTGTGTCCAGAATAGTGAATTCCAAAGAGAACAACCGTAGTAAAATCAAACAGGGTAGTAAGCAAACTTCGAAACCTGTTAAACCTCCACAACGCAAAGGACCAATTAAACTGACATCATGCTCTCCTAAAGTGGTGCATTCAAAGGTAGACTTGCCAAAGCTTGGTGATCTTCCTGCTATAAAAATTAAACCTGGTTCTAGAGGCGTGGGCTTCATCTCTCATTGCAATTCTATTAGAAGTTTCTTTGTTCAAATGAAAGATGATGAACCAAGGATCCTTCAAATGGGTGAGGAAATAAATGACACTGGCTTCAAAGAGAGTATGAAAAATGTGGTGTCAGAAGTAAAAGTTGGGGACCTTGTCGCAGCAGAGTATGAAGAAGACTTGGCCTTGTACAGAGCTGTTGTCACCACTGTGTCAAGCTGTGGCCATCTAACCGTTGAGTTTGTTGACTACGGTAATACGGCAACTGTTGACAGAAAGAATGTTCACATGCTAGTCAGTATATTTTTGTCTCAGCCCAGATTAAGCATTCCCTGTACGCTTGCAACACCTCACTCTTTTGGAAATGAAGAAACCTTTATCAAAGAAGCCATTGGTAAGCCATTGATGGTTACATTTATTCACAAGCTTGAAAATTCATGGGAAGTGAACATTCGGATTCTTGAGTGCGGTGACACAAACGAGGACTCAAGAAGATATGATGTTGATCAGCAGATAGATCTTGCTGGAACATTAAAATGTCAAGACAAATGTGCAACAGGGCACCAGGATAAAAGCAAGATGTATTATTCTTCCACACACAAGACTAAAGAGTTGAACTTCCAGGAAAAGATAAGTGAACTCGAAAACAAGTCAAACATCCAGAAAAGCAAGAGTGAATCATCATCAAAATGTCAGAACAAAAAGAAAGCATCCACTTCCTTGCCGACACATGGTAAACCCAGGGGATTTTGCAAAAGGAGCTACAAGAAGAATCAAATTGGCTCAAAGTCAGAGGCCTTAGTTAACTTCAAACTACCATGTGACCCAAGCATTTCAGTGACCAAAAACTCAGGAAACTCTGAAACACAGGAATATGCTTCAACCTTCAATCCAAATGCCCTTGAAACCTCTATAAATTCACCAAGCAGTGCTAAGCTACCTCAGCAGGATGGAAAAGAAAATGAATCTGTGAAAAATCTTGATGTGTTGCTTGTTCTTGATGACCACTCTCCTGTATCAAATAGTTCTTCAGAGAGCAGTTTGGACCTCGAAACTCAGATACAGACCCTAGTCCATGCACCTGTTCAAATGAACTTTGAATATAAAGGATATGCAGCGGCAGTCACCACCCCGGCTGAGTTTTACATTATTCTTGAGGACCTGCTTTTGATCTTAGAAACTGTCTCAAGCATTCTTGAGAATCTTCCAGAAGTGCTGGTGCCATTACCAGAGGGTTGTTTAATTCCTGGTGCAAGCTGTTTGGTGAAATCAGCAGAGAAGAAAAAGTGGTGCAGAGCTGAGATAGTGCAGTGCGATTTTACATCTGTGCTCATAAACTTGGTCGACTATGGACAATATGTTGTTGTATCTCAAAAGGATATTTGTCAATTACAAAAACTTCCAGAGGAACTCTCTAGATTGCCTAAAGTCACCTACCATTGTTTGCTCAGAGGAGTTAAACCAAGCGGTCAGGATTGGTCTGATAATGCCAACGTTTTCTTCCAGTACTTAATGTGTCAGAGGAACCTTAAGATACGCTTCCGACAGTTTGTTTCTGAAACACAGTGGGAGGTTGATATCATCACAGGAAACCAAAATCTTGCCAAAGAGTTGGTAGACGCTGGTCATGCCACTTACATTGATAATATGCTTGGAATCAGATTTCAGCAAGAGCTGGGCCATAATTGGGAGTCGCAAGAAGCCATTACAAGCATTGTGAATGATTTGACAGAAGTTTTATCCATGAAAACTGACCAAGCTTCTTCTGTCCTTGGAAATTCACAAGAGGTCCTTTCAAAGATGAATGTGTCAAATGAATCCATGTTTGTTCAAAAATCATCTCAAGATTCTGAAGTGGAACAAGACGCTATAAACCCTTGGAACAGAAGTGATGATCTTGGACTTAAGCTTGGTCCAGCATCAG GTGTGATGATGTGA